The genomic interval CAGCTAGCCGTCTGCGACAATTCTCCGCGACGGCCACGATCCAGAACGCTTGCTAGCGGTACTAGCTGCGCTGCTGGCCGGCCGTCCGGGCGCTGGGCATGACGCGCTTCTGCACGTCCGTTTCGAGCACACCGAACGTCGCTTCGTGACGTTGCACGGTCAGTTGCAAGGCGTGCAACATCCGCTTGGCCGTGTAGTAGTTGGTCACGATCCGCTGCGTGACGATCACCGGCTCTTGCGGAATACCGAACGGCTGCGGATTCAAGCCGAAGTCGATGATCAGTTCCTCGGGAGTGCCGGTAACGCGGCAGAAGTTCGCATAAGAGGCCGAGATGTGCGAATCATCGACCTTCACTTGCTGGCGTTGCACCGGCGCTTCGCTTGGAGTTTCCGCTTCAACCGCCGGATTCGTCTTTTCGCTGGAAGTGGTCAAGCGATCTCTCCTTAACTGCTTTGTTTTGGCATGCCTTGCTGCGGCGACTCCGGCGTGCGGCCCGTCGCCCCCCTTTCAGGAACTGTAGTATACAAATTGTGCGCGGAAACACCTATGGAACGGTTTGACAACGTCGATTTCACAACGTGTAACCCCGCGGCTAGACCTGATCGATCGTGCGAGATGTGTGTGTTGGGGAAGTTAATCCTTTACCCAACAGCGCAGTTTCACACATGCAAGGGGTGGCTTGCGTGCCTCGCCCGGCGTTTCCGCGACTACAGCCCCAGCGGGAAATCACTCAGCAGCTCGACGCCGGTTTCCGTGACCAGGTAGTCGTTCTCGAGCCGGATGCCTGCACGCAGCTCGGGACCGTACAGCCCTGGCTCGGCCGTGAAGACATCGCCGACTTCGAAGCTGTCGTCCCACTTCGGATTCAAATGGGGCGCCTCGTGTGGGTAGAGTCCGATGCCGTGTCCCAGATGATGATCGAACGCGCCGGGCCGATACTCATCCAGAATCGCTTGCGCCGCGTCGAAGATCTCGCGGCAGCGCACGCCCGGCTTTACGGTCCGCTCGATCATCGTGAAGACTTCGGCGATCTTCGCGCAAGCCCGGTTTTGATCGTCGGTCGGCCGATGATTCACCGCGACGGCGCGGCAGTTGTCGGCAAAGTACCCCTGGTAGGCCGGCCCCAAGTCGAGAATGTAGAGCTCTCCATCCTCGGCCTTTCGATCGCGCGGCGGACCACCACGGGTGCCGGATTGATAATCGTTGCCGGTGGCGGTCATCATCTCGCCGAAATGCTCGACGGCCACGCTTTGCAACTCGTTGAACACGCGCAACTCATTAATGCCAGGCTCGATGATCTGCCGGCCGCGGGCGTACATCAGACCGGTCGCGTCGATTGCCTTGCGCAACCGGGCTAACTCATCCGGATCTTTGCGCCTGCGGAACTGGTAGAGCGCTGGCTCGATGTCCACGAACTCGGCCTCGAACCGCGTAGCCAGATGCGGACCAAACGATGAGAATTCCACCCCCACACGTTTCGGCCCGGGCCGGCCGGAAAGCGCCATCA from Pirellulales bacterium carries:
- a CDS encoding DUF3467 domain-containing protein codes for the protein MTTSSEKTNPAVEAETPSEAPVQRQQVKVDDSHISASYANFCRVTGTPEELIIDFGLNPQPFGIPQEPVIVTQRIVTNYYTAKRMLHALQLTVQRHEATFGVLETDVQKRVMPSARTAGQQRS
- a CDS encoding Xaa-Pro peptidase family protein — encoded protein: MSDLDANVAGCRNRQRRVLELMQRERLDLVIVTRHEHVQWLAGPRFYWTFEPAAALSADGRLTLVAPTVTYKDAAADKVVSYESNRYSTLRNDQRQLSSDALLMALSGRPGPKRVGVEFSSFGPHLATRFEAEFVDIEPALYQFRRRKDPDELARLRKAIDATGLMYARGRQIIEPGINELRVFNELQSVAVEHFGEMMTATGNDYQSGTRGGPPRDRKAEDGELYILDLGPAYQGYFADNCRAVAVNHRPTDDQNRACAKIAEVFTMIERTVKPGVRCREIFDAAQAILDEYRPGAFDHHLGHGIGLYPHEAPHLNPKWDDSFEVGDVFTAEPGLYGPELRAGIRLENDYLVTETGVELLSDFPLGL